A single region of the Aeromicrobium chenweiae genome encodes:
- a CDS encoding MaoC family dehydratase has product MPRVFASLEEFKAAAGEEIGTSGWLTVTQEQINTFADATGDHQWIHVDPERAAQGPFGGTIAHGYLTLSLLPVLAQQIYSIEGLAFGMNYGANKVRFPSPVPVDSRLRATATLLETKDIAIGTQLVISFVVEREGADKPVCIAEVVYVMAGE; this is encoded by the coding sequence ATGCCCCGTGTGTTCGCCAGTCTCGAAGAATTCAAGGCCGCCGCCGGAGAGGAGATCGGGACCAGCGGCTGGCTCACGGTCACCCAGGAGCAGATCAACACGTTCGCCGACGCGACCGGAGACCACCAGTGGATCCACGTCGATCCCGAGCGTGCGGCACAGGGTCCCTTCGGCGGGACGATCGCCCACGGCTACCTGACCCTGTCGCTGCTGCCCGTCCTCGCCCAGCAGATCTACTCGATCGAGGGCCTGGCGTTCGGCATGAACTACGGCGCGAACAAGGTGCGCTTCCCCAGCCCCGTCCCGGTCGACTCCCGCCTCCGTGCGACCGCCACGCTGCTGGAGACGAAGGACATCGCGATCGGCACCCAGCTGGTGATCAGCTTCGTGGTCGAGCGTGAGGGCGCCGACAAGCCCGTCTGCATCGCCGAGGTCGTCTACGTCATGGCAGGTGAGTGA
- a CDS encoding SDR family oxidoreductase: MTLDVDGAVAVVTGAASGIGEALAQRLLERGATVVIGDLDASRLEQTAARLDRDHPGRVSHVAGDASDADHVAALAAAGGEVDAFFANAGVFTGFGLDATDDEWALSWDVNVRSHVLAARALVPGWIERAAAGGMGGCFVSTASAAGLLTQLGSPTYATTKHAAVGFAEWLAATYGDRGLQVVCACPMGVRTDMLSEGTTTTDADASLGMRSVVSAGEPVTALAVADAVLDAVEAGRFFALPHPEVGTMYARKAADTDHWISGMQRFRTSLGG, encoded by the coding sequence GTGACCCTCGACGTCGACGGCGCGGTCGCGGTCGTCACCGGCGCCGCGAGCGGCATCGGTGAGGCCCTGGCCCAGCGCCTGCTCGAGCGGGGCGCCACGGTCGTCATCGGCGACCTGGACGCGTCCCGCCTCGAGCAGACGGCCGCACGGCTGGACCGCGACCACCCGGGACGTGTCTCGCACGTCGCCGGGGACGCCTCCGACGCCGACCACGTGGCCGCGCTGGCCGCCGCCGGCGGTGAGGTCGACGCGTTCTTCGCCAACGCCGGCGTGTTCACGGGCTTCGGCCTGGACGCGACCGACGACGAGTGGGCGCTGTCGTGGGACGTCAACGTCCGCTCCCACGTCCTGGCGGCGCGGGCGCTCGTGCCCGGCTGGATCGAGCGCGCCGCGGCCGGCGGCATGGGAGGCTGCTTCGTCAGCACGGCGTCGGCGGCGGGCCTGCTGACGCAGCTCGGCTCCCCGACCTACGCGACCACGAAGCACGCGGCGGTCGGGTTCGCCGAGTGGCTCGCCGCGACGTACGGGGACCGTGGACTGCAGGTGGTGTGCGCGTGCCCGATGGGGGTGCGCACCGACATGCTCTCCGAGGGCACGACCACGACGGACGCCGACGCGTCCTTGGGGATGCGCTCGGTCGTCAGCGCGGGAGAGCCGGTGACCGCGCTCGCCGTGGCGGACGCCGTGCTCGACGCCGTCGAGGCCGGACGCTTCTTCGCGCTGCCGCACCCCGAGGTCGGCACGATGTACGCCCGCAAGGCCGCGGACACCGACCACTGGATCTCCGGGATGCAGCGCTTCCGCACGTCGCTGGGCGGCTGA
- a CDS encoding energy-coupling factor transporter transmembrane component T, which translates to MRLNPLVLFSFGLFSLIGSLFVRDLTTAAWAVGAYALAAVLFLPSWRYPLLCLLLSAVAAVTIVYSTWRLGGRDVPEAITAGLRILVLAWPGSVMLGYLDPARLGDYLAQSLRLPARMVAAFSAALQRFLGFHLAWQQLDRVRRARGFGARRNPLANGPYIADMSFALLVQALRGASASSIAMDARGFATAHDRTWAEPASWSGLDRAATVLAAALGAVPVVVHLI; encoded by the coding sequence ATGCGGCTCAATCCGCTGGTGCTCTTCTCGTTCGGCCTGTTCTCGCTGATCGGCTCGCTGTTCGTCCGCGATCTGACGACGGCTGCCTGGGCCGTCGGAGCCTACGCGCTCGCAGCCGTGCTGTTCCTGCCGTCGTGGCGCTACCCGTTGCTGTGCCTGCTCCTGTCCGCGGTCGCCGCCGTCACGATCGTGTACTCGACCTGGCGGCTCGGCGGTCGGGACGTGCCGGAGGCCATCACGGCCGGTCTGCGGATCCTGGTGCTGGCCTGGCCCGGCTCGGTGATGCTGGGCTATCTCGACCCGGCCCGGTTGGGTGACTACCTCGCGCAGTCCCTGCGGCTGCCGGCCCGAATGGTCGCGGCGTTCTCGGCGGCGCTGCAGCGATTCCTCGGCTTCCACCTCGCGTGGCAGCAGCTCGACCGGGTCCGGCGCGCCCGCGGGTTCGGCGCCCGGCGCAACCCCCTGGCGAACGGGCCCTACATCGCCGACATGTCCTTCGCGCTGCTCGTGCAGGCGCTGCGCGGTGCATCCGCCTCGTCGATCGCGATGGATGCCCGGGGCTTCGCGACCGCCCACGACCGGACCTGGGCCGAGCCCGCGTCCTGGAGCGGTCTGGACCGCGCCGCGACGGTGCTGGCCGCGGCGCTGGGGGCTGTCCCTGTGGTCGTCCACCTCATCTGA
- a CDS encoding acyl-CoA dehydrogenase family protein, with translation MQFGHDEKTLDLVAKVEAFMDAEVYPAEGILKQQIEENVANDRWTFPPIVMELRAKAKAQGLWNFFDPSENGAGLTNLQYAPIAEITGRSIQMAPAVFNCAAPDTGNMEVLSMFGTDEQKKRWLEPLLAGDIRSAFAMTEPQVASSDATNIELSIVRDGDDYVINGRKWWITGAMNPDCKIFIVMGKTDPDADRHRQQSMILVERDTPGLEIIRGMHVFGYHDRDHGGHAEMRFTDVRVPASNLIAGEGEGFAIAQARLGPGRIHHCMRSLGIAERAVEMMSRRALERVAFGKPIADQGVVRDWIAESRVKIEQLRLLTLKAAWLMDTAGNKAAHTEIQAIKIATPQTVEWILDKAIQVHGAGGLSQDFPLAEWFAGMRTLRFADGPDEVHKNALARAEIKKYK, from the coding sequence ATGCAGTTCGGACACGACGAGAAGACCCTGGACCTCGTCGCGAAGGTCGAGGCGTTCATGGACGCCGAGGTCTACCCGGCCGAGGGGATCTTGAAGCAGCAGATCGAGGAGAACGTCGCGAACGACCGCTGGACGTTCCCGCCGATCGTCATGGAGCTGCGCGCGAAGGCCAAGGCCCAGGGGCTGTGGAACTTCTTCGACCCGAGCGAGAACGGCGCGGGCCTGACGAACCTGCAGTACGCCCCGATCGCCGAGATCACCGGCCGCAGCATCCAGATGGCCCCGGCGGTCTTCAACTGCGCCGCGCCCGACACCGGCAACATGGAGGTGCTGAGCATGTTCGGCACCGACGAGCAGAAGAAGAGGTGGCTCGAGCCGTTGCTCGCGGGCGACATCCGGTCCGCGTTCGCGATGACCGAGCCGCAGGTCGCGTCCTCGGACGCCACCAACATCGAGCTCAGCATCGTCCGTGACGGCGACGACTACGTCATCAACGGCCGCAAGTGGTGGATCACCGGCGCGATGAACCCGGACTGCAAGATCTTCATCGTCATGGGCAAGACCGACCCGGACGCCGACCGGCACCGCCAGCAGTCGATGATCCTGGTCGAGCGGGACACCCCCGGACTCGAGATCATCCGCGGCATGCACGTCTTCGGCTACCACGACCGCGACCACGGTGGGCACGCCGAGATGCGCTTCACCGACGTCCGTGTGCCCGCGTCGAACCTGATCGCCGGCGAGGGCGAAGGCTTCGCGATCGCGCAGGCCCGCCTCGGACCCGGGCGCATCCACCACTGCATGCGCTCGCTGGGCATCGCCGAGCGCGCGGTGGAGATGATGAGCCGCCGGGCCCTCGAGCGCGTCGCGTTCGGCAAGCCGATCGCCGACCAGGGTGTCGTCCGGGACTGGATCGCGGAGTCGCGGGTCAAGATCGAGCAGCTGCGCCTGCTGACGCTGAAGGCCGCGTGGTTGATGGACACCGCCGGCAACAAGGCGGCGCACACCGAGATCCAGGCCATCAAGATCGCGACGCCGCAGACCGTCGAGTGGATCCTCGACAAGGCGATCCAGGTGCACGGCGCGGGCGGCCTGTCCCAGGACTTCCCGCTGGCCGAGTGGTTCGCCGGGATGCGCACCCTGCGCTTCGCCGACGGTCCGGACGAGGTGCACAAGAACGCCCTGGCCCGCGCCGAGATCAAGAAGTACAAGTGA
- a CDS encoding DUF3349 domain-containing protein: MTRPSFLESVVGWLREGYPQGVPPQDYVPLLALLRRRLTDEEVAAVVDELVASGAVPVGSVDIGASITKVTDALPSADDIDRVRQHLPAGL, from the coding sequence ATGACGAGACCGTCGTTCCTGGAGTCGGTCGTGGGCTGGCTGCGCGAGGGCTACCCGCAGGGCGTCCCCCCGCAGGACTACGTCCCGCTGCTCGCCCTGCTGCGTCGTCGGCTGACCGACGAGGAGGTCGCCGCAGTGGTCGACGAGCTGGTGGCATCCGGTGCGGTGCCCGTCGGCTCGGTCGACATCGGGGCCAGCATCACCAAGGTCACCGACGCGCTGCCGTCCGCCGACGACATCGACCGGGTCCGGCAGCACCTACCCGCCGGTCTGTGA
- a CDS encoding ABC transporter ATP-binding protein, whose amino-acid sequence MRGDVRFDGFTWRPLGRREPVVAGLDLTIGAGERVLLVGPSGSGKSTMLLGLAGALGATIAGELTGSAAVDGRIGLLLQNPADAVVAEQIGRDVAFGLENLRVGREEIWRRVDHAIEAVGLRHGRQHPTGALSGGEQQRLALAGVLALEPDVMLLDEPTAMLDAATAATVRDAIVSASRGRTMIVVEHRIGPWLEHVDRVVVLSADGQVVADGDVASFVTGPPPAGVWTPGMTAPVPLDVPAELVAPVGAGPEVVLDKVAVDLVLRTLRGVQRTRALEGLDATVRPGQVSAFTGPSGAGKSTAVGVVGGLIPVSEGTVTPRLRAMRSRALAAVAGWVPQNPEHGFLARTVAEEVSRSSRRLEREVDVAGILDVFGLGRFAPSNPYRLSGGEQRRLAIAAGLAHRPGLVLLDEPTVGQDPSTWAAVAGWVEATRLAGATVVVSTHDADLRRDVDIALAAGVLR is encoded by the coding sequence GTGCGCGGAGACGTCCGGTTCGACGGCTTCACCTGGCGCCCGCTCGGTCGCCGTGAGCCGGTCGTCGCGGGCCTCGACCTGACGATCGGTGCCGGCGAGCGCGTGCTGCTCGTCGGCCCGAGCGGGTCGGGCAAGTCCACGATGCTGCTGGGGCTGGCCGGTGCGCTGGGTGCGACGATCGCGGGCGAGCTGACCGGCTCGGCCGCGGTCGACGGTCGCATCGGCCTGCTCCTGCAGAATCCCGCCGACGCGGTGGTGGCCGAGCAGATCGGCCGCGACGTCGCCTTCGGGCTGGAGAACCTGCGGGTCGGGCGCGAGGAGATCTGGCGCCGGGTCGACCACGCGATCGAGGCCGTCGGTCTGCGCCACGGTCGCCAGCACCCGACGGGCGCCCTGTCCGGCGGGGAGCAGCAGCGACTCGCGCTGGCCGGCGTGCTGGCGCTGGAGCCCGACGTGATGCTGCTGGACGAGCCGACCGCCATGCTCGACGCCGCGACGGCCGCGACCGTGCGCGACGCGATCGTGTCGGCGTCCCGGGGCCGCACGATGATCGTGGTCGAGCACCGCATCGGCCCGTGGCTGGAGCACGTCGACCGGGTCGTCGTGCTTTCCGCGGACGGCCAGGTCGTGGCCGACGGGGACGTGGCGTCGTTCGTGACCGGCCCCCCGCCGGCCGGCGTGTGGACTCCCGGCATGACCGCCCCGGTCCCGCTCGACGTCCCGGCCGAGCTCGTCGCACCCGTGGGCGCGGGGCCCGAGGTCGTCCTCGACAAGGTGGCCGTCGACCTCGTGCTGCGGACCTTGCGAGGTGTCCAGCGCACCCGTGCGCTGGAGGGGCTGGACGCGACCGTCCGGCCAGGCCAGGTGTCCGCGTTCACGGGCCCCAGCGGTGCGGGCAAGTCGACTGCTGTCGGCGTCGTGGGAGGACTGATCCCGGTGAGCGAGGGCACCGTGACGCCGCGCCTGCGGGCGATGAGGTCACGCGCCCTCGCGGCAGTCGCCGGGTGGGTCCCGCAGAATCCCGAGCACGGCTTCCTCGCGCGCACCGTCGCCGAGGAGGTGAGCCGGTCGTCGCGGCGCCTCGAGCGGGAGGTCGACGTCGCCGGCATCCTGGACGTCTTCGGCCTGGGGCGGTTCGCCCCGAGCAATCCCTATCGGCTCTCCGGCGGCGAGCAGCGGCGGCTCGCGATCGCGGCCGGGCTCGCGCACCGTCCGGGCCTCGTGCTGCTCGACGAGCCGACGGTCGGCCAGGATCCCTCGACGTGGGCAGCTGTCGCCGGCTGGGTCGAGGCGACCCGGCTCGCGGGCGCCACGGTCGTGGTGTCCACGCATGACGCCGACCTGCGCCGCGACGTCGACATCGCCCTGGCCGCGGGGGTCCTGCGGTGA
- the map gene encoding type I methionyl aminopeptidase: protein MIELLTPAQLDEMRPAGRFVASVLAALSEKAAVGVDLLDLDALAHDMIRDAGAESCYIDYHPSFGAMPFGKVLCTSVNDAVLHGLPHRYKLRDGDLVSLDFAASLNGWVCDSAVSVVVGTPREEDVRLIDNAQEALDAAIAVARPGNRVGDISAAIGAVGRSHGLKINTQFGGHGVGRTMHGDPHIANDGRAGRGLPLKPGLVIAIEPWFLHTTDEIRMDEDGWTIRSADGSRGAHVEHTIAITEGDPIIMTARD, encoded by the coding sequence ATGATCGAGCTGCTCACCCCCGCCCAGCTGGACGAGATGCGCCCGGCCGGTCGGTTCGTGGCCTCCGTCCTCGCCGCGCTCTCGGAGAAGGCGGCCGTCGGCGTCGACCTGCTCGACCTCGACGCCCTCGCCCACGACATGATCCGCGACGCCGGCGCGGAGTCCTGCTACATCGACTACCACCCGTCGTTCGGTGCGATGCCGTTCGGCAAGGTGCTGTGCACGTCGGTCAACGACGCGGTGCTCCACGGTCTGCCCCACCGCTACAAGCTGCGTGACGGCGACCTCGTGAGCCTCGACTTCGCGGCGTCCCTGAACGGCTGGGTCTGCGACTCGGCGGTCAGCGTCGTCGTCGGCACCCCCCGTGAGGAGGACGTGCGCCTGATCGACAACGCGCAGGAGGCGCTCGACGCCGCGATCGCCGTGGCACGCCCGGGCAACCGCGTCGGCGACATCTCCGCCGCGATCGGCGCCGTGGGACGTTCGCACGGTCTGAAGATCAACACCCAGTTCGGTGGTCACGGGGTCGGCCGGACGATGCACGGCGACCCGCACATCGCGAACGACGGCAGGGCCGGCCGCGGCCTGCCCCTCAAGCCGGGTCTCGTCATCGCGATCGAGCCGTGGTTCCTGCACACCACGGACGAGATCCGCATGGACGAGGACGGCTGGACCATCCGCAGCGCCGACGGCTCCCGCGGCGCGCACGTCGAGCACACGATCGCGATCACCGAGGGTGACCCGATCATCATGACCGCGCGCGACTGA